One Intestinimonas butyriciproducens genomic window, ATGTGGAGAAGGCATGAACGTAGACCTCATATTCAAAATTGCGGCGATCGGGATACTGGTGTCGGTGCTCAACCAGGTGCTCACTCGGTCCGGGCGGGACGAGCAGGCCACCATGACCACACTGGCGGGTCTTGTGGTGGTTCTCATGATGGTGGTCCAGGAGATCAGCGATCTCTTCAACCTGGTAAAGAACCTGTTTGGGCTGTAGTCTATGCCGGATATGGTAAAGATCGCGGCCATTGCGGTGGCCGCCGCACTGTGCGCAGTGGTGGTCAAAAAGAATGTGGCCGAGCTGGGGATGGTGCTGGCGCTGTGCGCCGGAGCGATCATCCTGAGCTGCTCGCTGGGAGCGCTGGAGGGAGTCAAGGAGCTGATGGACACCCTGGCGGATACGGCGGGACTCTCGCCTGCGGTATTGGCGCCCGTTGTCAAAACAGTAGGGATCGCAGTGCTGACCAGAGTCTCGGCAGAGCTCTGCCGGGACGCGAAAGAGGGGGGGATTGCCGCGTTCGTAGAGACGGCGGGCGCGGCGGCGGCGCTGCTTGTGTCTCTTCCTCTATTGAAGACGGTGTTGAGTATGGTGACAGGGCTCCTATAGCGGCGTCCGGCCGGAGGGAAGAGGGGCGACGGATGACGGGAATACATAGGAAAATTAAAAAAATTCTGATGCTGATCCTTTTCACCTGCCTTTTTGTTCTTCCGGCGGCGGCATCCTCATCTGAGGACGTATTGGACGAGCAGTCCAAGGTGCTGGGGCTGGACAAACTGGCAGAGGCGGCGGGCGAGTACAGCCCCGGAGATACTGTGACTGGGGTGGATCTGGATGCCGGGCTTCAGGATTTGTTGGATACCGGCAGCGACCAATTGGCGGGTGTCCTCCGCAAGGCGGTGCGGAGCGGTGTGCTGCTTTTGACCGTGGTGCTCTTGTGTTCTCTCGCGCAGGGAACGTGCGAGGCCATTGGAGATCCCGGGGGACTTCAGGTAGTTCCGCTGGTGGAGGCGCTGGCCATCACGGCCATTTCCGTCGCAGATGTCCATTCCCTGATTGGAATGGGGAGAGAGGCGCTGGACAATATGACCGCTTTTTCCAAGATACTGCTGCCTACCATGGCGGTGGCCACGGCTGCCAG contains:
- the spoIIIAC gene encoding stage III sporulation protein AC is translated as MNVDLIFKIAAIGILVSVLNQVLTRSGRDEQATMTTLAGLVVVLMMVVQEISDLFNLVKNLFGL
- a CDS encoding SpoIIIAC/SpoIIIAD family protein; amino-acid sequence: MPDMVKIAAIAVAAALCAVVVKKNVAELGMVLALCAGAIILSCSLGALEGVKELMDTLADTAGLSPAVLAPVVKTVGIAVLTRVSAELCRDAKEGGIAAFVETAGAAAALLVSLPLLKTVLSMVTGLL